One part of the Bradyrhizobium sp. CB1650 genome encodes these proteins:
- a CDS encoding thiolase produces the protein MRRNQVAVIGAAETTELGVIPNMSQLQLHADAALNAIADAGLKLSDIDGFATAVETPQQVCHYLGIKPTWVDGTSVGGCSFMLHVRHAAAAIEAGLCKTVLITHAESGKSMIGKQPRFTAPDSLNGQFEAPYGVYGPPSMFPIPVPRFMKTYGITHEQLAAVAVVQREWAAKNPRAMMKDPITVADVLNSRMIAYPFRLLQCCLVTDGGGALILTSADRAKDFPRKPVYIMGTGESVETPMVSQMETFNSSRAFKVAGPLAFKEAGIAHKDVDHLMIYDAFAHLPLFGLGDLGFMPYEETGKFIADGNTRPGGKLPLNTNGGGLSYMHSGMYGMYALQESVRQMRGIAPAQVPNAKISVCHGVGGMFAASGTIVFTNER, from the coding sequence ATGCGCAGGAACCAGGTCGCCGTCATCGGCGCGGCCGAGACCACCGAACTCGGCGTCATCCCCAACATGTCGCAGCTCCAGCTCCATGCAGATGCAGCGCTCAATGCCATTGCCGATGCCGGGCTGAAACTGTCCGACATCGACGGCTTTGCCACCGCCGTTGAGACGCCGCAGCAGGTCTGCCATTACCTCGGCATCAAGCCGACCTGGGTCGACGGCACCTCCGTCGGCGGCTGCTCCTTCATGCTGCACGTCCGCCACGCCGCCGCGGCGATCGAGGCCGGCCTGTGCAAGACCGTGCTGATCACCCATGCCGAGAGTGGCAAGTCTATGATCGGCAAGCAACCGCGCTTCACTGCGCCCGACAGCCTCAACGGCCAGTTCGAGGCGCCCTACGGCGTCTACGGCCCGCCCAGCATGTTCCCGATCCCCGTGCCGCGCTTCATGAAGACCTACGGCATCACCCACGAGCAGCTCGCCGCGGTCGCGGTGGTGCAGCGGGAATGGGCGGCGAAGAATCCGCGCGCGATGATGAAGGACCCGATCACGGTCGCCGACGTCCTCAACTCGCGCATGATCGCCTATCCGTTCCGGCTACTGCAGTGCTGCCTCGTCACCGACGGCGGCGGCGCGCTGATCCTGACCTCGGCCGACCGCGCCAAGGACTTTCCGAGGAAGCCCGTCTACATCATGGGCACCGGCGAAAGCGTCGAGACGCCGATGGTCAGCCAGATGGAGACGTTCAACTCCTCGCGCGCCTTCAAGGTCGCCGGTCCCCTCGCCTTCAAGGAGGCCGGCATCGCGCACAAGGACGTCGATCATCTCATGATCTACGATGCGTTCGCGCATCTGCCGCTGTTCGGCCTCGGCGATCTCGGCTTCATGCCGTATGAGGAGACCGGCAAGTTCATCGCCGACGGCAACACGAGACCTGGCGGCAAGCTGCCGCTCAACACCAATGGCGGCGGCCTGTCCTACATGCATTCGGGCATGTATGGCATGTACGCCCTCCAGGAGAGCGTGCGCCAGATGCGCGGCATCGCACCGGCGCAGGTGCCGAACGCGAAGATCTCGGTGTGCCACGGCGTCGGCGGCATGTTCGCAGCGAGCGGCACGATCGTGTTTACGAACGAGAGGTAG
- a CDS encoding SDR family oxidoreductase, translated as MTKSLQDKVIIVTGAGRGIGREIALLCAAEGAKVVVNDPGGAADGAGSNAAPAEEVIEEIKKRGGTAVANFESVAEAIPASKIVKTATDHFGRLDGVVNNAGILRDMIFHKMSVEAFEAVIKVHLMGSFYVSHAAARIFREQESGSFVHFTSTSGLIGNFGQANYAAAKLGIVGLSKSIALDMGRFNVRSNCVSPFAWTRMIGTIPTETEAEKARVEKIKQMGPEKIAPVCGYLLSDAAKDVTGQIFGVRMNEIFLFSQNRPIRSVQSSDGWTPQSIAEHAMPALKGSFYKLDRSADIFTWDPV; from the coding sequence ATGACAAAATCACTGCAGGACAAGGTCATCATCGTCACCGGCGCAGGCCGGGGCATCGGCCGCGAGATCGCGCTGCTCTGCGCCGCGGAAGGCGCCAAGGTAGTCGTCAACGATCCCGGCGGCGCCGCCGACGGCGCCGGCTCGAATGCTGCGCCCGCCGAGGAGGTGATCGAGGAGATCAAGAAGCGCGGCGGCACCGCGGTCGCCAATTTCGAGTCGGTGGCGGAAGCGATCCCCGCGAGCAAGATCGTGAAGACCGCGACCGATCATTTCGGCCGGCTCGACGGGGTCGTCAACAATGCCGGCATCTTGCGCGACATGATCTTCCACAAGATGAGCGTGGAAGCCTTCGAGGCCGTCATCAAGGTGCACCTGATGGGCTCGTTCTACGTCTCTCACGCCGCGGCGCGGATTTTCCGCGAGCAGGAGAGCGGCTCCTTCGTGCACTTCACCTCGACCTCGGGCCTGATCGGCAATTTCGGCCAGGCCAACTACGCCGCCGCCAAGCTCGGCATCGTCGGCCTGTCGAAGTCGATCGCGCTCGACATGGGCCGCTTCAACGTCCGCTCCAACTGCGTCTCGCCTTTCGCCTGGACCCGCATGATCGGCACCATCCCGACCGAGACCGAAGCCGAGAAGGCACGCGTCGAGAAAATCAAGCAGATGGGACCGGAGAAGATCGCTCCGGTCTGCGGCTATCTGCTCTCTGACGCCGCCAAGGACGTCACCGGGCAGATCTTCGGCGTGCGCATGAACGAGATCTTCCTGTTCAGCCAGAATCGTCCGATCCGCTCGGTGCAGAGCAGCGACGGCTGGACGCCGCAATCGATCGCGGAACATGCGATGCCGGCGCTGAAGGGCTCGTTCTACAAGCTCGACCGCTCGGCTGACATCTTCACCTGGGATCCCGTCTAG
- a CDS encoding SMP-30/gluconolactonase/LRE family protein, translating into MTKPLTISADTSEPSLARRTLLKGAAAAVAATGVTMNAALAASVAPLGQTGAPTRSTAPLPLGPLPGSRYPDSHLESAKKGPPTFGPAGFPAFAGTMAVERVATGFRWAEGPVYFAAGRYLLFSDIPNNRIMRFSEDDGHVSVYRQPSMNSNGNTIDREGRLISCEHSGRRVTRTELDGSITVIADKFNGKRLNSPNDAVVTADGAIWFTDPVYGIGGFYEGIKAEPEQEKKNVYRVDPKSGDVKVVVDDFVEPNGITISPDEKKLYVCDTGFTDGPDNPSHIRVFDLDVAAGKVSNSKVFADMPKPSITDGVRCDTEGRVWCSVGWGDSNEDGVRCYTASGELLGKIHIPETVANLCFGGQQRNRLYICGSTSLYAVYTSVQGALKP; encoded by the coding sequence ATGACAAAACCACTGACCATCTCGGCCGATACCAGTGAGCCCTCTCTCGCGCGCCGCACCCTCTTGAAGGGCGCGGCGGCCGCGGTAGCAGCGACGGGCGTCACAATGAACGCGGCCTTGGCAGCGTCCGTCGCGCCGTTGGGCCAGACGGGCGCTCCGACGAGGTCGACGGCGCCATTGCCGTTGGGACCGCTGCCGGGCAGCCGCTATCCAGATTCCCATCTGGAATCCGCCAAGAAGGGACCGCCAACGTTCGGGCCCGCCGGGTTTCCGGCCTTCGCCGGCACGATGGCCGTCGAGCGCGTCGCAACCGGCTTCCGCTGGGCCGAGGGACCGGTGTATTTCGCGGCCGGCCGATACCTGTTGTTCAGCGACATTCCCAACAACCGCATCATGCGCTTCTCTGAGGATGACGGTCACGTCAGCGTCTACCGTCAGCCGTCGATGAACTCGAACGGCAACACCATCGATCGCGAAGGACGTCTGATCTCCTGCGAGCATAGCGGCCGGCGCGTGACGCGAACCGAACTTGACGGCTCGATCACCGTCATTGCCGACAAGTTCAATGGCAAGCGACTGAATTCGCCGAACGATGCGGTCGTCACCGCCGATGGCGCGATCTGGTTCACCGACCCCGTCTACGGCATCGGCGGCTTCTATGAAGGGATCAAGGCCGAGCCCGAGCAGGAGAAGAAGAACGTCTACCGGGTCGACCCGAAGTCCGGAGATGTCAAGGTCGTCGTCGACGATTTTGTCGAGCCCAATGGGATCACCATCTCACCCGACGAGAAGAAGCTCTACGTCTGCGACACCGGATTCACGGACGGACCGGACAACCCGTCGCATATCCGCGTATTCGACCTCGACGTCGCCGCGGGGAAGGTGTCGAACAGCAAAGTCTTTGCAGACATGCCAAAGCCAAGCATCACCGACGGCGTCCGCTGTGACACCGAAGGACGGGTCTGGTGTTCGGTGGGCTGGGGCGATTCGAACGAAGACGGCGTCCGCTGCTATACGGCATCGGGCGAATTGCTCGGCAAGATTCATATTCCGGAAACAGTTGCAAATCTGTGCTTCGGCGGTCAGCAGCGAAACAGGCTTTATATTTGTGGCTCGACGTCGCTCTATGCCGTCTACACGAGTGTCCAGGGCGCATTGAAGCCGTGA
- the ppc gene encoding phosphoenolpyruvate carboxylase — MSLQTVSSDTADHRPNRPEDAQALEADARLRDDIRLLGRILGDTVRDQEGADVFDLVERIRQTSIRFHRDEDRIARRELEQILDSMSISETVRIVRAFSYFSHLANIAEDQNNIRQMRARGAGQSAGSGVLAETLAHAKDAGISAEKLRSFFKDALVSPVLTAHPTEVRRKSTMDREMEIAALLDRRERLAMTAEEAAASDEQLRREVLTLWQTNLLRRTKLNVLDEVGNGLSFYDYTFLREVPRLINVLEDRLEEGGEQAASELASFLRMGSWIGGDRDGNPFVTADVMRGTLRLQSSRVMQFYLQELHVLGSELSIAAHLADVSGELRALAERSPDTSPHRSGEPYRLAVSGIYARLTATAEKLEVEITRRPVGKAAPYESVKEFQADLDVLHRSLIANNARVITRGRLRLLRRAVDCFGFHLARLDIRQNSAVHERTIAELMDAANPGMSYLALGEEARISLLTNELRSTRSLVSQFVKYSDETMGELNVFHAAAEAHGRFGSDAIPQCIISMCQGMSDMLEVAVLLKEVGLVNPSGRSAINIVPLFETIEDLQASSGIMDRMLSLHDYRRLVDSRGGVQEVMLGYSDSNKDGGFVTSGWELYKAEIGLVEVFERHGVRLRLFHGRGGSVGRGGGPSYDAIIAQPGGAVNGQIRITEQGEIISSKYSNAEVGRNNLEILAAATLEASLLHPRQSAPRREYLTAMDELSNLAFKAYRGLVYETDGFVDYFWASTVINEIATLNIGSRPASRKKTRAIEDLRAIPWVFSWAQCRLMLPGWYGFGSAVETWIAEHPDKGMPFLKELYRDWPFFRMLLSNMDMVLAKSSIAIASRYAELVPDEALREKIFGRIRREWHSCIETLLDIMGQDRLLQGNPLLERSVRHRFPYLDPLNHVQVELLKEHRAQNPDEQVLRGIQLTINGISAGLRNTG; from the coding sequence ATGTCCCTCCAGACCGTATCATCCGACACCGCCGACCATCGCCCCAACCGTCCCGAGGACGCCCAGGCGCTGGAGGCAGATGCGCGGCTGCGGGACGACATCCGCCTGCTCGGGCGCATCCTCGGCGATACCGTGCGCGACCAGGAAGGCGCCGACGTATTCGATCTGGTCGAGCGCATCCGGCAGACCTCGATCCGGTTCCACCGCGACGAGGACAGGATTGCCCGCCGCGAGCTCGAGCAGATCCTCGACAGCATGTCGATCTCCGAGACGGTGCGGATCGTCCGCGCCTTCAGCTATTTCTCCCATCTCGCCAACATCGCCGAGGACCAGAACAACATCCGCCAGATGCGTGCCCGTGGCGCGGGGCAGAGCGCCGGTTCTGGCGTGCTGGCCGAAACGCTGGCGCACGCGAAGGACGCCGGCATCAGCGCCGAGAAGCTCCGGAGCTTCTTCAAGGACGCGCTCGTCAGCCCGGTGCTGACCGCGCATCCGACCGAGGTCCGTCGCAAAAGCACCATGGACCGCGAGATGGAGATCGCGGCGCTGCTTGATCGCCGCGAGCGCCTTGCGATGACGGCGGAGGAGGCCGCGGCCAGCGACGAGCAATTGCGGCGCGAGGTGCTGACGCTGTGGCAGACCAACCTTTTGCGCCGGACCAAGCTCAACGTGCTCGACGAGGTCGGCAACGGGCTGTCTTTCTATGACTACACTTTCCTCCGCGAGGTGCCGCGCCTCATCAACGTGCTGGAGGACCGGCTGGAGGAGGGCGGCGAGCAGGCGGCAAGCGAGCTCGCTTCGTTCCTGCGCATGGGAAGCTGGATCGGCGGCGATCGCGATGGCAATCCCTTCGTCACCGCCGACGTGATGCGCGGCACGCTGCGGCTGCAGTCGAGCCGGGTGATGCAGTTCTATCTCCAGGAGCTGCATGTGCTCGGCTCGGAGCTGTCGATCGCGGCGCATCTTGCCGACGTCTCCGGAGAGCTGCGTGCGCTCGCGGAGCGCTCGCCGGACACCTCGCCGCACCGCAGCGGCGAGCCATACCGCCTCGCGGTCTCAGGCATCTATGCCCGCCTCACCGCGACCGCCGAGAAGCTCGAGGTCGAGATCACGCGCCGGCCGGTCGGCAAGGCCGCGCCTTACGAGAGCGTCAAGGAGTTCCAGGCCGATCTCGACGTGCTGCATCGCTCGCTGATCGCGAACAATGCCCGCGTCATCACCCGCGGCCGGCTGCGGCTGCTCCGGCGTGCGGTGGATTGCTTCGGCTTCCATTTGGCGCGGCTCGACATCCGCCAGAACTCCGCCGTGCACGAGCGCACCATCGCCGAGCTGATGGATGCGGCCAACCCCGGCATGTCCTATCTCGCACTCGGCGAGGAGGCGCGCATTTCATTGCTCACCAACGAATTGCGCAGCACGCGCTCGCTGGTCTCGCAATTCGTCAAGTACAGCGACGAGACGATGGGCGAGCTCAACGTGTTCCATGCCGCCGCGGAGGCGCATGGCAGGTTCGGCTCGGACGCCATTCCCCAATGCATCATCTCGATGTGCCAGGGCATGTCCGACATGCTCGAGGTGGCGGTGCTGCTCAAGGAGGTCGGTCTCGTCAATCCCTCGGGCCGCAGCGCCATCAACATCGTGCCGCTGTTCGAGACCATCGAGGACCTGCAGGCATCATCCGGCATCATGGACCGCATGCTGTCCCTGCACGACTACCGCCGCCTCGTCGACAGTCGCGGCGGCGTGCAGGAGGTGATGCTCGGCTATTCCGACAGCAACAAGGATGGCGGCTTCGTCACCTCGGGTTGGGAGCTCTACAAGGCCGAGATCGGTCTCGTCGAAGTGTTCGAGCGCCATGGCGTGCGCCTACGCCTGTTCCACGGCCGCGGCGGCTCGGTCGGTCGGGGCGGGGGTCCGAGCTATGACGCCATCATCGCGCAGCCCGGCGGCGCGGTGAACGGCCAGATCCGCATCACCGAGCAGGGCGAGATCATCTCGTCGAAATATTCCAACGCCGAAGTCGGCCGCAACAATCTGGAGATCCTCGCGGCCGCGACGCTGGAGGCGAGCCTGCTGCATCCGCGTCAGAGCGCGCCGCGGCGCGAATATCTGACTGCGATGGATGAACTGTCGAACCTCGCCTTCAAGGCCTATCGTGGCCTCGTCTACGAGACCGACGGCTTCGTCGATTATTTCTGGGCCTCGACCGTGATCAACGAGATCGCGACGCTGAACATCGGCAGCCGTCCGGCCTCGCGCAAGAAGACCCGCGCCATCGAAGACCTGCGCGCGATCCCCTGGGTATTCTCCTGGGCGCAGTGCCGCCTGATGCTGCCGGGCTGGTACGGCTTTGGCAGCGCGGTCGAGACCTGGATCGCGGAGCATCCCGACAAGGGTATGCCGTTCCTCAAAGAGCTCTACCGCGACTGGCCGTTCTTTCGCATGCTGCTGTCGAACATGGACATGGTCCTCGCCAAGAGCTCGATCGCGATTGCCTCGCGCTATGCCGAGCTCGTACCGGACGAGGCGTTGCGCGAAAAGATCTTCGGGCGCATCCGCCGCGAATGGCATTCCTGCATCGAGACGCTCCTCGACATCATGGGCCAGGACCGGCTGCTCCAGGGCAACCCGCTGCTGGAGCGCTCGGTGCGCCACCGCTTCCCCTATCTCGATCCGCTCAACCACGTGCAGGTCGAGCTCCTGAAGGAGCACCGCGCGCAGAACCCGGACGAGCAGGTGCTGCGCGGCATACAGCTCACGATCAACGGCATCTCGGCGGGGCTGCGGAATACGGGCTGA
- a CDS encoding YccF domain-containing protein translates to MAPVSLLLNVLWILVGGAWMAFGWLAASVIMAITIVGLPWARAAFNIAVYTLLPFGSKAVRRDEVTGESDIGTGPLGVLGNIVIVWFLLAGWWLALGHVVTAVILAITIIGIPFAWAHLKLAGIALWPIGKVIVPA, encoded by the coding sequence ATGGCCCCGGTTTCCCTCCTGCTCAACGTGCTCTGGATTCTCGTCGGCGGTGCCTGGATGGCGTTCGGCTGGCTGGCAGCTTCCGTCATCATGGCCATCACCATTGTCGGCCTGCCCTGGGCCCGGGCGGCGTTCAACATCGCCGTCTACACTCTCCTGCCGTTCGGCTCGAAGGCGGTGCGGCGCGACGAGGTCACCGGCGAGAGCGATATCGGCACCGGTCCGCTCGGCGTGCTCGGCAATATCGTCATCGTCTGGTTTCTGCTCGCCGGTTGGTGGCTGGCGCTCGGCCACGTCGTTACCGCCGTGATCCTCGCGATCACCATCATCGGCATCCCCTTCGCCTGGGCCCACCTGAAGCTCGCTGGGATCGCGCTCTGGCCGATCGGAAAGGTGATCGTGCCGGCGTAG
- a CDS encoding rhomboid family intramembrane serine protease, protein MPTYRASPGFFEVPHAAVYALMTVTVLTSGFCFIQSGGSSAPAELLYRYGGMYSTAIARHEYWRLFAYGFLHVDFVHLTMNMLCLVLWGGHLERRVGPAYFLIIYLSSMVLGAVIGNGIHSTPYLTVGASGATSGILGALLCLWILGKLDLRFDFFAINIGLNIAFAFGNSRIDWGVHLGGFAAGLIGCALLDLVEKVNAYALRCKFPEAVKVNLTLLACAGALWGWAGQAQTMVPAWGASVVFVGAYCAVVKIVDLVLSMKKGLAIVIALLAGANAAGVMLGGWAAMFSACGPRRPGEAAPLDDLLDTFCANPVLVTGLAAIGVAALTLYVCSKEISRGMEDVGFVGASLRAERSRRHGL, encoded by the coding sequence ATGCCCACATACCGCGCCAGTCCCGGTTTTTTCGAAGTCCCGCATGCCGCGGTCTACGCGTTGATGACAGTGACGGTCCTCACGTCGGGATTTTGCTTCATCCAGTCGGGTGGCTCGTCTGCGCCGGCCGAGTTGCTGTATCGCTACGGCGGAATGTATTCGACCGCAATCGCGCGGCACGAATACTGGCGCCTGTTCGCCTACGGCTTCCTGCACGTCGATTTCGTCCACCTGACGATGAACATGTTGTGTCTCGTGCTATGGGGCGGACATCTCGAGAGACGGGTCGGGCCGGCGTATTTTCTCATTATCTATCTTTCCTCCATGGTGTTGGGCGCCGTCATCGGCAATGGCATCCATTCCACCCCCTATCTCACGGTCGGCGCCTCCGGGGCCACTTCGGGCATCCTGGGCGCGCTTCTTTGCCTTTGGATCCTCGGCAAGCTCGACCTCAGGTTCGACTTCTTCGCCATCAACATCGGATTGAATATCGCTTTTGCATTCGGCAATTCACGCATCGATTGGGGCGTCCATCTCGGTGGCTTCGCGGCCGGATTGATCGGCTGTGCCTTGCTGGACCTCGTCGAAAAGGTAAACGCCTACGCGCTTCGCTGCAAATTTCCGGAAGCGGTGAAGGTCAACCTCACCCTGCTCGCGTGTGCCGGCGCATTGTGGGGCTGGGCCGGTCAGGCACAGACCATGGTTCCGGCATGGGGCGCGTCCGTTGTTTTTGTGGGCGCCTACTGTGCCGTTGTGAAGATTGTCGATCTCGTGCTCTCCATGAAGAAGGGCCTTGCGATTGTCATTGCGCTGTTAGCCGGTGCCAATGCAGCCGGCGTGATGCTTGGCGGCTGGGCTGCAATGTTCTCGGCTTGTGGGCCGCGCCGGCCAGGCGAGGCCGCTCCGCTGGATGACCTTCTCGACACATTCTGCGCGAATCCTGTTCTCGTGACTGGACTGGCCGCGATCGGGGTCGCCGCATTGACGCTCTATGTCTGTTCGAAGGAGATCTCTCGCGGGATGGAGGATGTCGGATTTGTCGGTGCATCGCTGCGTGCGGAGCGCAGCCGGCGTCATGGACTATGA
- a CDS encoding acyl-CoA synthetase, whose protein sequence is MSETSQFLGIVSGERRRTHAEVANRADRIASGLAKIGVRQGECVCVLMRNDIAFLEAAYAAMRLGAYGVPINWHFKPEEINYILKDSGTSVLIAHADLLHALRNAIPAGVTVLSVPTPPEILITYKIDRDHLATPDFAIDFESWLTQFQPYDGPMVPQPMNMIYTSGTTGHPKGVRRHAPTPEQQAAGERMRALIYGLKPGARALLPGPLYHSAPNSFGIRAGRLGGALVLMPRFEAEEFLDLIARHRIDTIFMVPTMFIRLMKLPVEVRKKYDVSSLRHVIHAAAPCPADVKRAMIEWWGPVIHEFYGSTESGAVTFATSEDALKKPGTVGKVSPGAELRFLGEDGRVLPAGEIGEIYSRMAQNADFTYHNKTEKRAEIDRDGFITSGDVGYIDEDGYVFICDRKRDMVISGGVNIYPAEIESVLHAVPGVHDCAVFGIPDAEFGEALMAVVEPQPGITLDAADIRARLRAQLADYKVPKHIEIRTELPREDSGKIFKRRLRDPFWEQAGRKI, encoded by the coding sequence ATGAGCGAAACGTCCCAATTCCTCGGCATCGTCTCCGGCGAGCGCCGCCGCACCCATGCGGAAGTTGCCAATCGCGCCGACCGCATCGCTTCCGGCCTTGCCAAGATCGGCGTCAGGCAAGGCGAGTGCGTCTGTGTGCTCATGCGCAACGACATCGCCTTTCTGGAGGCGGCCTACGCGGCGATGCGGCTGGGTGCCTACGGCGTGCCGATCAACTGGCATTTCAAGCCGGAGGAAATCAACTACATCCTGAAGGACTCCGGCACCTCCGTGCTGATCGCCCATGCCGACCTGCTGCACGCCTTGCGCAATGCGATCCCCGCAGGCGTCACCGTGCTCAGCGTGCCGACGCCGCCGGAAATCCTCATCACCTACAAGATCGATCGGGATCATTTGGCGACACCGGACTTCGCGATCGATTTCGAGTCGTGGCTGACGCAATTCCAGCCCTACGACGGCCCCATGGTGCCGCAGCCGATGAACATGATCTACACCTCCGGCACGACCGGCCATCCCAAGGGCGTGCGGCGTCATGCGCCGACGCCGGAGCAGCAAGCCGCGGGGGAGCGCATGCGCGCGCTGATCTATGGGCTGAAGCCGGGTGCCCGTGCGTTGCTGCCGGGACCACTCTATCACTCCGCGCCGAACTCGTTTGGCATTCGCGCAGGGCGCCTCGGCGGCGCGCTGGTGCTGATGCCGCGTTTCGAGGCCGAGGAATTTTTGGACCTGATCGCGCGGCACAGGATCGACACCATCTTCATGGTGCCGACCATGTTCATCCGCCTGATGAAGCTGCCGGTAGAGGTGCGAAAAAAGTACGACGTCTCCTCGCTGCGCCACGTCATCCACGCTGCCGCGCCGTGTCCGGCGGACGTCAAGCGCGCCATGATCGAATGGTGGGGGCCCGTGATCCACGAATTCTACGGCTCGACCGAGTCCGGCGCCGTCACGTTCGCGACCTCCGAGGATGCGCTGAAGAAGCCCGGTACCGTCGGTAAGGTCTCGCCCGGAGCCGAGCTGCGCTTCCTCGGTGAGGATGGCCGCGTACTGCCGGCCGGCGAGATTGGCGAGATCTATTCGCGCATGGCGCAAAATGCCGACTTCACCTATCACAACAAGACGGAGAAGCGCGCCGAGATCGACCGCGACGGTTTCATCACCTCCGGCGACGTCGGCTACATCGATGAAGACGGCTACGTCTTCATCTGCGACCGCAAGCGCGACATGGTGATCTCGGGCGGCGTCAACATCTATCCGGCCGAGATCGAGTCGGTGCTGCATGCCGTGCCCGGCGTGCACGATTGCGCGGTGTTCGGCATTCCCGACGCCGAGTTCGGCGAGGCGCTGATGGCGGTGGTCGAGCCGCAGCCCGGCATCACGCTCGATGCCGCCGACATCCGCGCCCGGCTGAGGGCACAGCTTGCCGACTACAAGGTGCCCAAGCACATCGAGATCCGCACAGAGCTGCCGCGCGAAGATTCCGGAAAGATATTCAAGCGCCGCCTGCGCGATCCCTTTTGGGAGCAGGCGGGGCGGAAGATCTGA
- a CDS encoding crotonase/enoyl-CoA hydratase family protein gives MEERVSISISEGVADVRLVRADKMNALDQAMFEALVAATERLSKEKSVRAVVLSGEGRAFCAGLDMGRFAAMKEKGGNGIPGGENRDLTVRTHGKANFPQQAVWGWRQLPVPVIAAVHGVAFGGGFQLALGADMRFVAADARMSVMEIKWGLVPDMAGTPILASLVRDDILRDLTYTGRIFSAQEAMTFGLATRICDDPRVSALEVAREIAGKSPDAIRAAKRLLNNLSVDPGPALLAESIEQQKLIGSANQTEAVRANLEKRAPKFAD, from the coding sequence ATGGAAGAGCGCGTCTCGATCTCGATCTCGGAAGGCGTCGCCGATGTCCGCTTGGTGCGCGCGGACAAGATGAACGCACTGGATCAGGCCATGTTCGAGGCGCTGGTCGCCGCAACGGAGCGTCTTTCCAAGGAAAAAAGTGTGCGCGCGGTAGTCCTGTCCGGCGAGGGCCGCGCCTTCTGCGCCGGTCTCGACATGGGACGTTTTGCCGCCATGAAGGAGAAGGGCGGCAACGGAATTCCGGGTGGCGAAAATCGCGACCTGACGGTGCGCACGCACGGCAAGGCGAACTTCCCGCAGCAGGCGGTGTGGGGCTGGCGCCAGCTTCCGGTGCCGGTGATCGCCGCCGTGCACGGCGTCGCCTTCGGCGGCGGCTTTCAGCTCGCGCTCGGCGCGGACATGCGCTTCGTCGCAGCCGATGCGCGAATGTCGGTGATGGAGATCAAGTGGGGTCTGGTCCCCGACATGGCGGGCACGCCGATACTGGCCTCGCTCGTGCGCGACGACATCCTGCGCGACCTCACCTACACCGGGCGCATCTTCTCCGCGCAGGAGGCAATGACTTTCGGTCTCGCCACGCGGATTTGCGATGATCCGCGTGTCAGCGCCCTCGAAGTTGCACGCGAGATCGCCGGTAAGAGCCCCGATGCGATCCGCGCCGCGAAGCGATTGCTCAACAATCTCTCGGTCGATCCGGGCCCCGCGCTGCTCGCCGAATCCATCGAACAGCAGAAGCTGATCGGCAGCGCGAACCAGACCGAAGCGGTGCGCGCCAACCTGGAAAAGCGCGCGCCGAAGTTTGCGGATTGA
- a CDS encoding SDR family oxidoreductase, translating to MFKENLLAGRRILVTGGGTGLGKSMAARFLQLGAEVHICGRRKIVCDETATELMDQYGGRVASHGVDIRNALAVEEMIENIFREAPLTDLVNNAAGNFISRTEELSPRGFDAVANIVMHGTFYVTHAVGKRWIAAKQPGNVVSITVTWVRNGSPYVVPSAMSKSAIHAMTMSLATEWGKHGIRLNTIAPGEIPTEGMSKRIKPGDEAGARTKAMNPMGRVGTMEELQNLAVFLISGGCDWINGETIAMDGAQALAMGGNFYQLRDWSDDDWKTARESIMAQNEKDRAARG from the coding sequence ATGTTCAAGGAAAATCTTCTGGCCGGTCGGCGCATTCTGGTGACCGGCGGCGGGACCGGGCTCGGCAAGTCGATGGCGGCGCGCTTCCTCCAGCTCGGCGCCGAAGTGCACATCTGCGGCCGTCGCAAGATCGTCTGCGACGAGACCGCGACTGAATTGATGGATCAGTATGGCGGCCGCGTCGCCAGCCACGGCGTCGACATCCGCAACGCTCTCGCGGTCGAAGAGATGATCGAGAACATTTTTCGCGAGGCGCCGCTCACCGACCTCGTCAACAACGCCGCCGGCAATTTCATCTCGCGCACCGAAGAGCTCTCGCCGCGCGGCTTCGATGCCGTCGCCAACATCGTCATGCACGGCACGTTCTACGTGACGCATGCGGTCGGCAAGCGCTGGATCGCGGCGAAGCAGCCGGGCAACGTCGTCTCCATCACCGTAACCTGGGTGCGCAACGGCTCGCCTTACGTGGTGCCGTCGGCGATGAGCAAGTCGGCGATCCACGCCATGACGATGTCGCTTGCGACCGAATGGGGAAAGCACGGAATCCGCCTGAACACAATTGCGCCGGGCGAGATCCCGACCGAGGGCATGAGCAAGCGCATCAAGCCAGGCGACGAGGCCGGCGCGCGCACCAAAGCCATGAACCCGATGGGTCGCGTCGGCACCATGGAGGAGCTGCAGAACCTCGCGGTGTTCCTGATCTCCGGCGGCTGCGACTGGATCAACGGCGAGACCATCGCCATGGACGGCGCACAGGCGCTCGCCATGGGCGGCAATTTCTACCAGCTCCGCGACTGGAGCGACGACGACTGGAAGACAGCGCGCGAGTCCATCATGGCGCAGAACGAGAAGGACCGCGCGGCGAGAGGGTGA